From the genome of Nasonia vitripennis strain AsymCx chromosome 1, Nvit_psr_1.1, whole genome shotgun sequence, one region includes:
- the LOC100678620 gene encoding uncharacterized protein LOC100678620 isoform X1 — MDPCIEDLENNENVANDCNVIRWKNDDAKDISTSQDMFSDDDQLRDSVLQSPKVVAKNDTFNSSIISIKTPILCSKVTEVTPGRAVVPRTPADLLPFITKTSVLWTSDMETPDGKLNDKTENCDVTINSEIPTNNTTPNRHQGTPNSKDTKPDKMDVVSSPVLGGGKKRAKRKVKRRILNNVALDSDNNNDQQSISSNSDKVPSEASSVNNEPFFYVKPDMKLNIIEENSKPNNEECKENKKLEDATAFDKNSNTSTQDFFSNASFSSIDRLCCNIIPEEKLSSIPESDDKENKDIAVKQEIVEKHVKPKIGNDVLARVAEIKRNQKPLRRSIDISHTIIPKEEFSKSVRELELADTRFSQEKQITPKVQHKPLRLMSFSELTSAESLINTKKEKSPEKENLDVPAEIMDDWNVDIFANTNFGEKGEILQNASTSSTTKPEVGFSCASGKGISINEKNLQKDMRMYKEIEKEISSNNNLLALEKSSLSKQTMYQTKTLINVPDNNEMNLKIKKEPSHSIATCITTEDGFSTASGKNITISEDKILDYAKIYTELEKENLNENSFLELKGKNTISKVKPVTKIDTKVPISSIQKCMEDKKLDTLKLYEELDLNEFLEPKFTSCSEVHINDGFATAGGKGITINEQKERLYSKIYNELEDVDENSLLSVKKDIALKPITVEKPKDKAIIKFNNKTMINNTDARIETSTIYNNLTTKISAVSNTEVSGDGFSTARGKGIKVSEDKEMMYAKIYNELGDADENEFTNIKQNKTLKQAFQKPKDKAMIVFNNKQTISTKPSTVISKNNVVQQNLEASSDGFSTAGGKGIKINTEKEGYYSKVFNELSEDIRDENCFLNLDKKTLPKVADKASVKVTFVPNQKKTAPITLVSKSSMGYNDDAFEDIGDLENLVPVNQTSTSKGVSDNRHFTVPNTSNVIKANHQASTTAQKSPSIKKEKAQANENAFKPVVSESSGKPVSLNKPESSHLSKLKRKLENCEVKRPERCRSFGGFPGSSNEGVSSTKLNKSDPYNDSVNQPLQQGLSVSQHFDLHSDSWLSKVELSYLNTSKPKSPEVTEQTVTKSQETSTALSDWKASAEESDDFSGFSYKECAESFKMFASFEKFLKRHIVRFKEQRKLIIESGRTIIITNKTTTTQTLDIHCDCVVDIKRGMVEPSYVLIDAPEKPVFKLPKKSQAKAKEDEPKEQKKAENKIVEKRKHSDTDSDTPLSTLKKPRTGSELQGRKLFSDDSDVDEEDQAERNVDNLIQTLPLTPPPPLPELTEEELAELAEMRMDAIMQQEKKIRIKKRIEVKPIIGSLLRERLANSNNRKSWTDYVGSSVPTARPIEQIKHNHPDEKVLEVTASNATCYKFLSSNFIDNKRVVSLELEDNARLIFDEDGHAGVSEFADAFLAMPGVDPKLIPTGWIENHYKWIVWKLAAMDRIHFEKTELPKMLTPERVMKELKYRYDREIDRAQRSALRKILEKDDAPTRRMVLCVSSIEDGDSKEKDAKIMLGLLRYNIEVTDGWYSIPLTIDNAMANYVLTGKIKEGTKLMTYGAILLECERGCFPLDKPANTSLKIFTNCTRRARWDVKLGYQKSQGPIPVKLRNIVMGGGMVGEITAVAARVYPLLYREKTPDGQSIYRNARSEEKAAIAYERALEKQVDAMYAQAEKKFDSKKKSDFEDELENSQTESTSQALARGQRSWERKQEELKQRLETEVRQGLPPPRKVTPVQKVRLVDDITTVILTIWGADEDSAYDIKEGNTITVYNCYAMGTRNGELNLTANRITHIKSEPLLKLPYPMRFCTLIPDITAMSFDPKFCEFDTVGVVVSTGPAPHGMKSFEVVNMAYPKPNNAGSSYLSILFWNGVSSFGYQSIFSVGALIACTNLEWRRNTSWNVAVAYCSERTVFTCNPRPQYLNSGLRNLRALIQNPVAYAESCVEEITNELSKKPPSRSNQGTPTSWPDRSHNSSSFISPMDSHTPGHASIQKRLEKLSRYGSSADISPIVLNNSSVKVKRDYRPVTRKKT, encoded by the exons ATGGATCCTTGCATTGAAGATTTGGAGAACAATGAAAACGTTGCCAATGACTGCAATGTCATCAGATGGAAGAACGATGATGCTAAAGATATTTCTACGTCCCAAGATATGTTTTCAG ATGATGATCAATTAAGGGACTCGGTTTTACAATCACCAAAAGTTGTAGCTAAGAATGACACTTTTAACTCCTcgattatttcaataaaaactcCGATACTTTGTTCAAAAGTAACTGAAGT AACTCCTGGAAGGGCAGTAGTTCCAAGAACTCCGGCTGATCTGCTGCCTTTCATAACAAAAACAAGTGTGCTGTGGACTAGTGACATGGAAACCCCAGATGGTAAATTGAATGATAAGACAGAAAACTGTGATGTGACTATAAATTCTGAAATTCCAACT aataATACAACACCAAATCGGCATCAAGGTACACCAAACTCTAAAGACACAAAACCCGACAAAATGGATGTAGTTTCTTCTCCGGTACTCGGCGGAGGCAAAAAAAGGGCTAAGCGAAAAGTAAAGCGTAGAATACTTAATAATGTAGCTTTAGATTCAGATAACAATAATGATCAACAAAGTATCAGTAGCAATAGTGATAAGGTTCCCTCTGAAGCTAGCTCTGTGAACAACGAACCATTTTTTTATGTCAAACCTGACATGAAATTGAACATAATTGAAGAAAATAGCAAACCAAATAATGAAGAGtgcaaagaaaataaaaagttagAA gacGCTACTGCCTTTGATAAAAATAGCAATACTTCAACTCAAGACTTTTTCTCTAATGCATCATTCAGTTCCATAGATCGCTTATGTTGTAACATTATTCCAGAAGAGAAGCTAAGCTCAATACCTGAATCAGATgataaagaaaacaaagatATAGCTGTTAAACAAGAAATTGTTGAAAAACATGTTAAGCCCAAAATTGGCAATGATGTCCTTGCAAGAGTAGCTGAAATTAAGCGTAACCAAAAACCTCTAAGAAGATCAATTGATATAAGTCATACTATTATACCAAAAGAAGAATTTTCTAAATCTGTTAGGGAACTTGAACTGGCCGATACAAGATTTAGTCAAGAAAAACAGATAACTCCAAAAGTTCAACACAAACCTTTGAGATTAATGTCTTTTTCAGAATTGACATCTGCCGAAagtttaataaatacaaagaaagaaaagtctCCTGAAAAGGAAAATCTTGATGTACCAGCTGAAATTATGGATGATTGGAATGTAGACATATTTGCAAATACAAACTTTGGCGAAAAAGGAGAAATTTTACAGAATGCTTCAACATCATCTACTACGAAGCCAGAAGTTGGCTTCTCTTGTGCCAGTGGGAAAGGAATTTCCATTAACGAAAAAAATCTGCAAAAAGATATGAGAATGTACAAAGaaatagagaaagagataagTAGCAACAATAATCTTTTGGCTCTagaaaaatcaagtttatCAAAACAAACTATGTATCAAACAAAGACACTTATCAACGTACCAGACAATAATgaaatgaatttgaaaataaaaaaggaaccTAGTCATAGCATTGCAACGTGTATTACTACTGAAGATGGATTTTCTACAGCTAGTggtaaaaatataacaattagTGAAGACAAAATACTAGATTATGCAAAAATTTACACCGAgctagaaaaagaaaatctaaACGAAAATAGCTTTTTAGAATTAAAAGGTAAAAATACCATATCTAAAGTAAAACCAGTTACCAAAATAGATACCAAAGTACCAATATCAAGTATTCAGAAATGCATGGAAGACAAAAAACTGGACACATTAAAACTTTATGAAGAGTTAGATCTAAATGAATTTTTGGAACCAAAATTTACATCTTGCAGTGAAGTGCATATCAATGATGGTTTTGCGACAGCTGGTGGAAAAGGTATTACAATCAATGAACAAAAAGAGCGCTTGTATTCTAAAATATATAATGAACTAGAGGATGTTGATGAAAATAGTTTACTCAGTGTTAAGAAAGATATTGCTCTAAAACCAATCACTGTTGAAAAACCTAAAGATAAAGCAATaatcaaatttaataataagaCTATGATAAATAATACAGATGCAAGAATTGAAACATCAACGATTTACAACAACCTTACTACGAAAATATCAGCAGTTTCAAACACAGAAGTTTCAGGCGATGGTTTTTCAACTGCTCGTGGTAAGGGAATCAAAGTCAGTGAGGACAAAGAAATGATGTATGCCAAAATTTATAATGAACTAGGTGATGCTGATGAAAATGAATTCACTAACATTAAGCAAAATAAGACTTTGAAACAAGCTTTTCAGAAACCAAAAGACAAAGCTATGATTGTGTTTAATAACAAGCAAACGATTTCAACTAAACCTTCTACAGTCATAAGTAAAAACAATGTAGTACAACAAAATTTAGAAGCATCAAGCGATGGGTTTTCAACAGCTGGTGGCAAAGGGATCAAAATAAACACCGAAAAAGAAGGATACTATTCGAAGGTGTTCAACGAATTAAGTGAAGATATTCGTGACGAAAATTGCTTCTTAAACTTGGATAAAAAAACTCTACCCAAGGTAGCAGATAAAGCTAGTGTCAAAGTTACCTTTGTTCCCAATCAAAAGAAAACTGCACCTATAACTTTAGTATCAAAATCATCCATGGGTTATAACGATGATGCTTTTGAGGATATTGGCGACCTAGAAAATCTTGTTCCTGTCAATCAAACTTCAACGAGTAAAGGAGTTAGTGACAACCGTCATTTCACTGTTCCAAATACGTCAAATGTGATAAAGGCAAATCACCAAGCATCAACTACTGCCCAAAAATCGCCctctataaaaaaagaaaaggcaCAGGCGAACGAAAATGCTTTCAAACCTGTCGTATCAGAATCTTCAGGAAAACCCGTCAGCTTAAATAAACCTGAAAGCAGTCATCTAAGTAAATTAAAGCGAAAATTGGAAAATTGCGAGGTAAAGCGGCCTGAAAGATGTCGATCCTTCGGCGGATTTCCAGGTAGCAGCAACGAAGGCGTCTCGTCTACGAAGTTAAACAAATCCGATCCATACAACGACTCCGTTAATCAACCCCTGCAGCAAGGGCTGTCGGTTAGCCAACACTTTGATCTTCACTCCGATTCTTGGCTATCCAAAGTCGAGCTGAGCTACCTTAACACCAGCAAACCTAAATCGCCCGAGGTTACTGAACAAACCGTCACGAAGAGTCAGGAAACGTCAACAGCCCTAAGCGATTGGAAAGCCAGTGCAGAAGAATCGGATGATTTTTCAGGTTTCTCGTATAAAGAGTGTGCGGAGAGCTTTAAGATGTTCGCAAGCtttgagaaatttttaaaaaggcaCATTGTCAGATTTAAAGAGCAAAGAAAGCTGATCATAGAAAGCGGTCgcactattattattacgaaCAAGACCACGACGACGCAAACGCTGGACATCCATTGCGACTGTGTAGTCGACATAAAAAGAGGTATGGTCGAGCCGAGTTACGTTTTGATCGATGCGCCGGAAAAGCCTGTATTCAAATTACCCAAAAAAAGTCAGGCTAAAGCGAAGGAAGATGAGCCTAAAGAGCAGAAGAAGGCAGAGAACAAAATTGTGGAGAAGCGAAAACACTCCGATACCGATAGCGATACTCCATTGTCGACACTGAAGAAGCCCAGAACTGGAAGTGAGTTGCAAGGTCGCAAACTATTTTCTGACGACTCGGACGTCGATGAAGAAGATCAAGCGGAGCGTAATGTCGATAATTTGATCCAGACTCTACCGttaacgccgccgccgccgctgccggaACTCACCGAGGAAGAATTAGCTGAATTGGCCGAAATGCGGATGGATGCAATTATGCAACAG GAAAAGAAGATTCgaattaaaaaacgaattgaaGTTAAACCAATTATAGGATCTTTGCTGCGCGAAAGACTTGCAAATAGTAATAATAGAAAGAGTTGGACGGATTATGTAGGCAGTTCCGTGCCTACGGCTCGTCCTATCGAACAA ataAAACATAACCATCCCGATGAAAAAGTATTGGAAGTTACGGCATCAAATGCCACGTGTTACAAATTTTTGTCATCTAATTTTATTGA CAATAAAAGAGTAGTAAGTTTAGAACTCGAAGATAATGCCCGTCTGATTTTTGATGAAGACGGTCATGCTGGCGTTTCCGAGTTCGCAGATGCTTTTTTGGCTATGCCAGGTGTAGATCCAAAACTTATCCCTACGGGCTGGATAGAAAATCATTATAAATGGATCGTATGGAAATTGGCTGCGATGGATCGCATACATTTTGAAAAGACTGAATTACCAAA GATGTTAACGCCAGAACGCGTTATGAAAGAGCTGAAATATCGCTACGACCGAGAAATCGACAGAGCTCAAAGGTCAGCTTTGAGAAAGATTTTAGAGAAAGATGATGCTCCTACCCGTAGAATGGTTTTATGCGTTTCTTCGATTGAAGat GGTGACAGTAAGGAGAAAGATGCCAAAATAATGCTAGGTTTGTTGCGCTACAATATTGAAGTCACTGACGGGTGGTACAGCATTCCGCTTACCATAGATAATGCGATGGCAAATTATGTTCTAACTGGTAAAATCAAGGAAGGCACAAAACTCATGACGTATGGTGCCATATTGCTTGAATGCGAGAGAGGCTGCTTTCCCTTGGAT aaaccAGCTAACAcgagtttaaaaatatttacgaaCTGCACGAGAAGGGCGAGGTGGGACGTTAAATTAGGATACCAAAAAAGTCAAGGTCCAATACCCGTGAAATTAAGGAATATTGTTATGGGTGGAGGGATGGTAGGCGAAATAACGGCCGTCGCTGCGAGAGTTTATCCACTATTGTATAGAGAGAAAACTCCGGATGGCCAATCAA TATATCGAAACGCGCGTAGCGAAGAAAAAGCGGCGATAGCTTACGAGCGTGCCCTTGAAAAGCAGGTAGATGCCATGTATGCACAAGCTGAGAAAAAATTCGATTCGAAAAAGAAATCAGACTTCGAGGATGAACTGGAAAATTCTCAA ACTGAGTCGACATCTCAAGCGCTAGCGCGAGGACAGAGAAGCTGGGAGCGCAAACAAGAGGAGCTTAAACAGCGACTAGAGACGGAAGTGCGCCAGGGTCTACCGCCGCCTAGAAAAGTGACTCCGGTACAGAAAGTCCGACTTGTAGACGACATCACTACGGTCATACTGACGATTTGGGGTGCCGATGAGGATTCGGCATATGACATAAAGGAAGGCAATACCATTACggtatataattgttacgcaaTGGGAACGAG AAACGGCGAGCTGAATCTCACGGCGAACAGGATTACGCATATCAAGTCGGAACCACTGTTAAAGCTACCTTATCCGATGCGATTCTGCACTCTGATTCCAGACATTACGGCTATGAGCTTCGATCCTAAGTTCTGCGAGTTCGACACCGTGGGTGTCGTCGTGTCGACAGGCCCTGCTCCTCAC GGAATGAAAAGTTTTGAAGTTGTCAACATGGCTTATCCAAAACCAAACAATGCAGGATCGTCGTATCTATCGATACTCTTCTGGAACGGTGTATCGTCTTTTGGTTACCAATCGATTTTTTCTGTTGGTGCTCTTATCGCTTGCACTAATCTGGAGTGGAGGCGAAACACTTCATGGAACGTTGCCGTGGCTTACTGTTCAGAGAGAACCGTTTTTACATGCAATCCAAGGCCGCAGTACCTTAACAGTGGCCTTCGTAATCTTAGAGCGTTAATTCAG aacccAGTAGCATACGCGGAAAGCTGCGTTGAAGAAATAACTAACGAGTTGTCTAAGAAACCTCCTTCGCGGTCAAATCAGGGTACGCCAACAAGTTGGCCAGACAGATCCCACAACTCTTCGTCATTCATCAGTCCGATGGACAGCCATACTCCAGGCCATGCAAGTATACAAAAACGCCTGGAGAAGCTTTCGCGTTATGGAAGTTCCGCAGATATCTCACCCATCGTATTAAATAATAGCTCCGTCAAAGTGAAAAGAGATTACAGGCCGGTGACGCGCAAGAAAACGTGA